TCCTCCACTAGATACAAAATATCCCTTTAATAAAACTTCTTTAATATCAATACCTTTCAAGTCAAAGACATACTCAAGGTACTCTCCTCTATCCTTTGTATTCCCTGATTCATCTATTCCAAAGGGAATAGTTGATGGATTGATGTCTAGCCTATTGTCTTCTGTATCAGCAAAATAAAAATAACCATGATCATCTTTGCCCTTACCTGTCCATTTCGTCTGGATATGAAGCTTATCATCAATATATCCTATGTTTGAAATATGCATAAAGTCAATATTAGGGAGTTTGATATTCTTTTGATCTCCTTTTAAAACCTGGATTATTCCTTGCTCTTTCCATATTGTAAATAAGTTTCCACTGCCACCAGCTACATGTTCTGTATTCAATGGTATTGTTTTTGAACATGTTTTTTTTATATCTGACAAGACAATTCCTGTCTCTACTTCATCAAATACTTGGTAATCACTTAAAAAAGATGAGACTGAAAGATGTAGTTTTTTACCATTTAGTTTCTCTCCACCATTTACTTGTATTCGCAATGTGGCAGTTTTACTCGCTTTATCATAATTAATGACCTGGGCATTAAACCCCCCCCCTTTTGATAATGAGTAATTATACAAATCGATGGATTCACCAATTCTATCTCCTATTAAATCTTGCATAGTTATATAGATTACTGCCATTTCATCATCATTATATGCTGCAACTACTTCCATCTTGATTCCGTTGTCTTCACTCGACTTCCCAATTGGTTGAAGTATGTCTGCTATCTCTGGGCTTACTATAGATATAATATTATTAAAACTTGGAATAGTAGCTGCTAATACCCCTACAGATAACATCAGACAAATACATGTTACCATTGCTATCCTTATTATTTTTTTCTTGCTGACAAAATCATTTTGCTTTAGTTTTTTATGTACCTCTGAAACAATGTCATATTCAGGAGTTTGAATATTGTTTAATCTATCTTTGATGATCTCCTCATCATGATCAAATTTCATTTGAATTCCTCCAATCTTTTACAACAAATGTTCTCTTTTTCTAATGCCTTTATCAGCTTATTTTTTGCCCTTTCATATCGTTTTCGCAGTGTAGCAGCAGATACTTTATAGATTAGTTCTAATTCTTTATAGCTTTTTTCATCCATTATTCTACTAAATATCAATGCACGTTCCCCACCTGATAGCTTTAAAAGGGCTTTTTTTAAATCCTCGCTTATAAAATTTGTAAACCTATCCTCTGTATTGTTATTTGCTTCAGGTATAAAAAATAATATTTTTCTCCTTCTTTTCTTTCTCAATATATCTATACATGTATTGTATGCAATACCATATAGCCATCCTGACAAAGAATGTCCTTTTTTAAAACTTTTTCTTTTATTATAGGCTTTTATAAATGTTACTTGTACTGCATCCTGTGCTTTGTGGTAGTCACAAATAATATTATGGCAATAACGTAACAAAGGCTGCCCATATAACTCAATGGCACACTCGAGCTCATACTCTCCACCCTGAGCAAAAGACTCCTCT
This is a stretch of genomic DNA from Clostridiisalibacter paucivorans DSM 22131. It encodes these proteins:
- a CDS encoding RNA polymerase sigma factor, encoding MEEKVLEESFAQGGEYELECAIELYGQPLLRYCHNIICDYHKAQDAVQVTFIKAYNKRKSFKKGHSLSGWLYGIAYNTCIDILRKKRRRKILFFIPEANNNTEDRFTNFISEDLKKALLKLSGGERALIFSRIMDEKSYKELELIYKVSAATLRKRYERAKNKLIKALEKENICCKRLEEFK
- a CDS encoding DUF4179 domain-containing protein, translated to MKFDHDEEIIKDRLNNIQTPEYDIVSEVHKKLKQNDFVSKKKIIRIAMVTCICLMLSVGVLAATIPSFNNIISIVSPEIADILQPIGKSSEDNGIKMEVVAAYNDDEMAVIYITMQDLIGDRIGESIDLYNYSLSKGGGFNAQVINYDKASKTATLRIQVNGGEKLNGKKLHLSVSSFLSDYQVFDEVETGIVLSDIKKTCSKTIPLNTEHVAGGSGNLFTIWKEQGIIQVLKGDQKNIKLPNIDFMHISNIGYIDDKLHIQTKWTGKGKDDHGYFYFADTEDNRLDINPSTIPFGIDESGNTKDRGEYLEYVFDLKGIDIKEVLLKGYFVSSGGYTEGDWRVKFKLQSVKPQKEARCKLDFGTWQVERIYISQLGVTLLGTGEYDDTQIPKVYVNMSDGTTEEIDFVTSFNREEKIFLKYIPNLPFDNTVVESLNINGKQFKLD